The following coding sequences lie in one Amycolatopsis cihanbeyliensis genomic window:
- a CDS encoding DUF3107 domain-containing protein gives MEVKIGIKDTPRELVVSSGQTPDEVEQLVSDSLNSTEGLLRITDDKGRTFLVPADRIAYVEIAPSEARRVGFAVGG, from the coding sequence GTGGAGGTCAAGATCGGGATCAAGGACACGCCACGGGAACTGGTGGTGTCCAGCGGTCAGACACCCGATGAGGTCGAGCAGCTCGTCTCCGATTCGCTGAACTCCACCGAGGGGCTGCTCCGGATCACCGATGACAAGGGCCGGACCTTCCTGGTCCCCGCCGATCGCATCGCCTACGTGGAGATCGCGCCATCCGAGGCGCGCCGGGTGGGCTTCGCCGTCGGCGGATAG
- a CDS encoding DUF418 domain-containing protein, with protein MNGVSVARGGSVALAPPRGRLTGIDVARGVAVLGMYATHFGPVPREGVAAFFDLFSGRSTALFAVLAGVSIALMAGGDRPKTGSDRRTVAARLAVRAPLLLLLGLLLLELGTGYEMILTYYGVCFLFAIPLLRLPGRQLAVLAVLAATVLPVLSHVLRAMVAPRDLLFNLPDVRLEMFTSLGGISEATGILLLTGTYPAAGLMAFVLAGMAIGRLDLRAHQVRRVLLFGGAGLAAAAYLVSWLGSELLGGSQAVYRSLEAPAAAAGLRPEEYFAAGEWMLFGTTPTTSPAYLLVSRGHSFTPVDLLGCIGVALAVIGGCLLLAERLGGWLRPLRDVGSLALTAYAGHFLVIWLLWRDQSVFSLRSLAGFTGGALLFAVLWRTWFRRGPLEWLLHRASACAVAR; from the coding sequence GTGAACGGCGTTTCCGTAGCACGTGGCGGCAGTGTGGCCCTTGCCCCGCCACGGGGCAGGCTGACCGGCATCGATGTGGCGCGTGGGGTCGCCGTCCTCGGGATGTATGCCACCCACTTCGGCCCGGTGCCGCGCGAGGGTGTCGCCGCCTTCTTCGATCTGTTCTCCGGGCGCTCGACGGCCCTGTTCGCGGTGCTGGCCGGGGTTTCCATCGCGCTGATGGCCGGCGGCGACCGGCCGAAGACCGGGTCGGACCGCAGGACGGTCGCGGCGCGGCTGGCGGTACGGGCGCCACTGCTGCTCCTGCTCGGCCTGCTGCTGCTCGAGCTGGGGACCGGCTACGAGATGATCCTGACCTACTACGGCGTCTGCTTCCTTTTCGCCATCCCGCTGCTGCGGCTACCCGGCCGCCAGCTCGCGGTGCTCGCGGTGCTCGCCGCCACGGTCCTGCCGGTGCTCTCGCACGTCCTGCGGGCCATGGTCGCGCCGCGGGACCTGCTGTTCAACCTGCCGGACGTGCGGCTGGAGATGTTCACCTCGCTCGGCGGGATCTCCGAGGCGACCGGCATCCTGCTGCTCACCGGCACCTACCCGGCGGCGGGCCTGATGGCCTTCGTGCTCGCCGGCATGGCGATCGGCAGGCTGGACCTGCGTGCGCACCAGGTGCGCAGGGTGCTGCTGTTCGGCGGGGCCGGCCTGGCGGCGGCCGCGTACCTGGTGTCCTGGCTCGGCAGCGAGCTGCTGGGGGGAAGCCAGGCGGTGTACCGCTCGCTCGAGGCGCCCGCCGCCGCGGCCGGGCTACGACCGGAGGAGTACTTCGCGGCGGGGGAGTGGATGCTGTTCGGCACCACCCCCACCACGTCCCCCGCCTACCTGCTGGTGTCCAGGGGGCACTCGTTCACTCCCGTGGACCTGCTCGGTTGCATCGGCGTCGCGCTGGCCGTGATCGGCGGGTGCCTGCTGCTGGCCGAGCGTCTCGGCGGATGGCTGCGGCCGCTGCGGGATGTCGGCTCGCTGGCGCTGACCGCCTACGCGGGGCACTTCCTGGTGATCTGGCTGCTGTGGCGGGACCAGTCCGTCTTCTCCCTGCGCTCCCTCGCCGGCTTCACCGGGGGCGCGCTGCTCTTCGCCGTGTTGTGGCGCACGTGGTTCCGCCGCGGCCCGCTGGAGTGGCTGCTGCACAGGGCTTCCGCCTGCGCCGTCGCCCGTTAG
- a CDS encoding DUF4873 domain-containing protein, whose protein sequence is MSEHDQHEDHEDHEDGYAGPATLVVEDTELEVEVELRGHFQPIDGYYHWYGRVRPNERLSALAGGRKKPAEIRTPEGSAKGEISDPDPWDRYRLTGTSTPPFTVPTTLDQVEA, encoded by the coding sequence ATGAGCGAGCACGACCAGCACGAGGACCACGAGGACCACGAGGACGGCTACGCCGGTCCGGCGACCCTGGTCGTCGAGGACACCGAACTCGAGGTCGAGGTGGAGCTGCGCGGGCACTTCCAGCCGATCGACGGCTACTACCACTGGTACGGCAGGGTGAGGCCGAACGAGCGACTGTCCGCGCTGGCCGGTGGCAGGAAGAAGCCCGCCGAGATCCGCACCCCCGAGGGCAGCGCCAAGGGCGAGATCTCCGATCCGGACCCCTGGGACCGCTACCGCCTGACCGGCACCAGCACGCCCCCTTTCACCGTCCCCACCACCCTCGACCAGGTCGAAGCCTAA
- a CDS encoding TetR/AcrR family transcriptional regulator, translating into MGDRVKRNNRHSGKPREESGTTGDARRDRWRKHRIARRAEFVEAALSALAAHGPELGMDDVAAAAGVTKPVLYRHFEDKADLFLALGQRGTEMLLERLIPAINTELAPLPRIRMAIDAFFGLIEEHPNLYRLLARRSFADKTIDADVVAEDKEIIATALTALFGDYMRTFSMDSGAAEPWAYGLVGMVQNTGEWWLERRSMSRDAIVEYLTQLIWAAIDGLTRQQGVTLDPNLPLEENKVVQLSAQRERTESTDAS; encoded by the coding sequence ATGGGCGATCGTGTCAAGCGCAACAACAGGCATTCCGGCAAGCCACGGGAGGAGTCGGGGACCACCGGCGACGCCCGCAGGGACCGCTGGCGCAAGCACCGGATCGCCCGGCGCGCCGAGTTCGTCGAGGCCGCGCTGAGCGCCCTCGCCGCGCACGGGCCCGAGCTCGGGATGGACGACGTCGCGGCGGCGGCCGGGGTCACCAAACCGGTGCTCTACCGGCACTTCGAGGACAAGGCCGACCTGTTCCTCGCCCTCGGCCAGCGTGGCACGGAGATGCTGCTGGAGCGGCTGATCCCGGCGATCAACACCGAGCTGGCCCCGCTGCCGAGGATTCGGATGGCGATCGACGCGTTCTTCGGCCTGATCGAGGAACACCCCAACCTGTACCGCCTGCTGGCGCGGCGCTCGTTCGCGGACAAGACGATCGACGCCGACGTGGTCGCCGAGGACAAGGAGATCATCGCGACCGCACTGACCGCACTGTTCGGCGACTACATGCGGACGTTCAGCATGGACTCCGGCGCCGCCGAGCCGTGGGCCTACGGGCTGGTCGGCATGGTGCAGAACACCGGCGAGTGGTGGCTGGAACGCCGGTCGATGAGCCGGGACGCGATCGTGGAGTACCTCACCCAACTCATCTGGGCCGCGATCGACGGCCTGACCAGGCAGCAAGGGGTCACCCTCGACCCGAACCTGCCACTCGAGGAGAACAAGGTCGTCCAGCTCTCCGCGCAGCGCGAGCGCACCGAGTCGACCGACGCAAGCTAG
- a CDS encoding AurF N-oxygenase family protein, with translation MTRTLNEAGREKTAERLLKSSANKFYDPEVDIDWGAPLVEGKRYIPEIRSSLYGTSLWERLTPEQRIELGKHELASVATSGIWFEVLLMQMLLKVVYNTDPTTNHAQYALTEIADECRHSTMFARMSERFGVPVYGPVPALRQLAKILPAIGYGPALYGSILVAEEILDRLQREQMNDPEIQPLVRMVNRIHVLEEARHVTFAREEVTRGMAKLSKAELPYQRFLIALVSFFVTRALVNPRIYKSVGIAPKEGVKAAWNNPHWQETIRYAGERIMPFLQENGLVGAPGMRLWRRSFLLPAQ, from the coding sequence ATGACGCGGACTCTCAACGAGGCCGGCCGCGAGAAGACCGCCGAGCGACTGCTGAAGTCCTCGGCGAACAAGTTCTACGATCCCGAGGTCGACATCGACTGGGGTGCACCGCTGGTGGAGGGCAAGCGGTACATCCCGGAGATCCGGTCCAGCCTCTACGGCACGTCGTTGTGGGAGCGACTCACCCCCGAGCAGCGCATCGAGCTCGGCAAGCACGAGCTTGCCAGCGTGGCGACCTCCGGCATCTGGTTCGAGGTCCTGCTGATGCAGATGCTGCTCAAGGTGGTGTACAACACCGACCCGACCACCAACCACGCGCAGTACGCGCTCACCGAGATCGCCGACGAGTGCCGGCACTCGACGATGTTCGCCCGGATGTCCGAACGTTTCGGTGTCCCGGTGTACGGCCCGGTGCCCGCGCTGCGGCAGCTCGCCAAGATCCTGCCGGCGATCGGGTACGGCCCTGCGTTGTACGGCTCCATCCTGGTCGCCGAGGAGATCCTGGACCGGCTGCAGCGCGAGCAGATGAACGATCCGGAGATCCAGCCGCTGGTGCGCATGGTGAACCGGATCCACGTGCTGGAGGAGGCGCGGCACGTCACCTTCGCCCGCGAGGAGGTCACCCGCGGGATGGCCAAGCTGTCCAAGGCGGAGCTGCCCTACCAGCGCTTCCTGATCGCCCTGGTGTCCTTCTTCGTCACCCGCGCGCTGGTCAACCCCCGGATCTACAAGTCGGTCGGCATCGCGCCGAAGGAGGGTGTCAAGGCCGCCTGGAACAACCCGCACTGGCAGGAGACGATCCGCTACGCCGGCGAGCGGATCATGCCCTTCCTGCAGGAGAACGGCCTGGTGGGCGCGCCGGGAATGCGCCTGTGGCGCCGCTCCTTCCTGCTGCCGGCCCAGTGA
- a CDS encoding alpha/beta fold hydrolase: MTTLGSRPAPARRRRDPAPWDPAQAHRFVTSDGTALHVESAGDDKAPLTLVLVHGWTQDHRTWDAVAGGLPRAVGEVGDPLRLLRYDLRGHGASAPARPGTATIERLADDLAELIADRVPHGRLVLVGHSMGGMTLMCLAERHPELVSGRVDAIGLVATSSGDLDRVTLGLPGLFGGGAARIEQRITAFLRRRRRDALPLAPRLVRPFARWLVFGDRPRRTDVASVAEQVVLAHPASIAGFRDSMAVHDRRVALAALRGIPAVVLAGGRDRLCPPPHAMVLAEELPEAEFVRFPGVGHMLPQERSREVTERIARLVRAAAR; the protein is encoded by the coding sequence ATGACCACCCTCGGTTCCCGACCGGCGCCCGCGCGGCGCAGGCGCGACCCGGCGCCGTGGGATCCCGCGCAGGCACACCGCTTCGTGACCAGCGATGGCACCGCGCTGCACGTGGAGAGCGCGGGAGACGACAAGGCGCCGCTGACCCTGGTGCTGGTGCACGGCTGGACCCAGGACCATCGGACCTGGGACGCGGTGGCCGGCGGGCTGCCGCGCGCGGTCGGCGAGGTCGGGGATCCGCTCCGGTTGCTGCGTTACGACCTGCGCGGGCACGGCGCCTCGGCGCCCGCCCGACCGGGCACTGCCACCATCGAGCGGCTCGCCGACGACCTCGCCGAACTCATCGCCGACCGCGTGCCGCACGGCAGGTTGGTGCTGGTCGGGCATTCGATGGGCGGGATGACGTTGATGTGCCTCGCCGAGCGGCACCCGGAGCTGGTGTCCGGCCGGGTGGACGCGATCGGCCTGGTGGCGACCTCCTCCGGCGACCTCGACCGCGTCACCCTCGGCCTGCCCGGGCTGTTCGGCGGCGGCGCGGCCAGGATCGAGCAGCGGATCACCGCTTTCCTGCGCAGGCGGCGGCGGGACGCGTTGCCGCTTGCGCCCCGCCTGGTCCGGCCGTTCGCCCGCTGGCTGGTCTTCGGGGACAGGCCGCGGCGCACGGACGTGGCCTCGGTAGCCGAGCAGGTGGTGCTGGCCCACCCCGCCAGCATCGCCGGTTTCCGGGACTCGATGGCGGTGCACGACCGGCGGGTGGCGCTCGCCGCGCTGCGCGGCATACCGGCGGTGGTGCTGGCGGGCGGCAGGGACCGGCTGTGCCCGCCGCCGCACGCCATGGTGCTCGCCGAGGAGCTGCCGGAGGCCGAGTTCGTGCGCTTCCCCGGAGTGGGGCACATGCTGCCGCAGGAACGCTCCCGCGAGGTGACCGAGCGGATCGCCCGGCTGGTCCGGGCGGCGGCCCGGTAA
- a CDS encoding TetR/AcrR family transcriptional regulator: MTEAARLRSHDSEGTGSAQFGRGVRLPRTERRAQLLAAAQQVFAANGYHSAAMDDIAEQAGVSKPVLYQHFPGKLDLYIALLESHVDHLVGRVREALNSTTDNKQRVQNAVGAFFDFVNGDAGAFRMVFESDLRGEPAVQTAVDRATSASVDAITQTITADAGLDEDRARLLAVGLVGLSQVSARYWLAHHSEISREEAVALTSTLAWRGIGAGFPLQQQP, encoded by the coding sequence ATGACGGAAGCGGCCCGCCTGCGATCGCACGACAGCGAGGGCACCGGATCGGCACAGTTCGGCCGCGGGGTACGGCTGCCACGCACCGAGCGGCGGGCCCAGCTGCTGGCCGCCGCCCAGCAGGTCTTCGCGGCCAACGGCTACCACTCGGCGGCGATGGATGACATCGCCGAGCAGGCCGGGGTCAGCAAGCCGGTGCTGTACCAGCACTTCCCCGGCAAGCTCGACCTGTACATCGCGCTGCTAGAGAGCCACGTGGACCACCTGGTCGGGCGGGTGCGGGAGGCGCTCAACTCGACCACGGACAACAAGCAGCGGGTACAGAACGCGGTCGGGGCGTTCTTCGACTTCGTCAACGGGGACGCGGGCGCGTTCCGCATGGTGTTCGAGTCCGACCTGCGGGGCGAGCCCGCGGTGCAGACCGCCGTGGACCGGGCGACCTCGGCCAGCGTGGACGCGATCACCCAGACCATCACCGCCGACGCGGGCCTCGACGAGGACAGGGCCCGCCTGCTGGCCGTCGGCCTGGTCGGGTTGAGCCAGGTCAGCGCGCGGTACTGGCTCGCGCACCACAGCGAGATCAGCAGGGAGGAAGCCGTGGCGCTGACCTCCACGCTGGCCTGGCGGGGTATCGGCGCGGGCTTCCCGCTACAGCAGCAGCCCTAG
- a CDS encoding alpha/beta fold hydrolase, with protein sequence MPETLTPSTAAPTARSTGRAPLTHVPLSSTPLPSLDSTVTVWPGRFEDVGGVQLHVRRTPRTEGDPEQGTGNDTAVYVHGLGGSSTNWTDLGCQLAPFAPGAALDLPGFGFSEPPRGFDFSLDAHTETLRAYLVGLDAGPVHLVGNSMGGAIALLLAARHPELVRTLTLISPAMPDRRPDPRRLSDPRMALAYLPFVGKPVRRRLARLGPRDRAMQVINLCFANPGTFPDQRLDELVEEHGARAGFAWAAPALARSTLGIFRTWFSSGARSLWSVAPAVGVPTLVVWGTEDRVISVRRAVRTARLLPRARLLVLPRTGHVAQMERPSTVARAVLGMWESVREGSW encoded by the coding sequence GTGCCCGAGACACTGACGCCCTCGACGGCGGCTCCCACGGCGCGGTCAACCGGCCGCGCACCGTTGACCCATGTGCCGTTGTCGAGCACCCCGCTGCCGTCGCTCGACTCGACCGTCACGGTATGGCCGGGCAGGTTCGAGGACGTCGGAGGCGTCCAGCTGCACGTCCGGCGCACACCGCGCACCGAGGGCGACCCGGAGCAGGGGACCGGCAACGACACCGCAGTGTACGTGCACGGCCTCGGCGGCTCGTCGACCAACTGGACCGACCTCGGCTGCCAGCTCGCCCCTTTCGCCCCCGGGGCCGCGCTCGACCTGCCCGGTTTCGGCTTCTCCGAGCCCCCGCGAGGCTTCGATTTCAGCCTGGACGCGCACACCGAGACGCTGCGGGCCTACCTGGTGGGGCTCGACGCCGGTCCGGTGCACCTGGTCGGCAACTCCATGGGTGGCGCGATCGCGCTGCTGCTGGCCGCGAGGCACCCGGAGCTGGTCCGCACGCTGACGCTGATCTCACCCGCGATGCCGGACCGCCGCCCCGATCCGCGCCGGCTTTCCGATCCGCGGATGGCGCTCGCCTACCTCCCGTTCGTCGGCAAGCCGGTGCGCAGGCGGCTGGCCCGGCTCGGGCCGAGGGATCGGGCCATGCAGGTGATCAACCTGTGCTTCGCCAACCCCGGGACGTTTCCGGACCAGCGCCTCGACGAACTGGTGGAGGAGCACGGCGCGCGGGCCGGTTTCGCCTGGGCTGCGCCCGCGCTGGCGCGCAGTACGCTCGGTATCTTCCGCACCTGGTTCAGCTCGGGTGCCCGGTCGCTGTGGTCGGTCGCGCCCGCGGTCGGGGTGCCCACCCTGGTGGTGTGGGGCACCGAGGACCGGGTGATCTCGGTCCGCAGGGCCGTCCGCACCGCCCGGCTGCTGCCGCGTGCCCGGCTGCTGGTGCTGCCGCGCACCGGCCATGTCGCCCAGATGGAGCGGCCGAGCACGGTGGCCAGGGCGGTGCTGGGTATGTGGGAAAGCGTCCGGGAAGGCTCCTGGTAA
- a CDS encoding DUF3152 domain-containing protein — protein MDRVTHGARGDGQRAQSAPLPRRSPRSEQSTASSFDDRYRPGLRRTTAEPLRASWRPKATEEDATKRGEPRRRSKLSKAVRTYGWRVYALPVLLVLTALVVYDTANSGGGAPAEQQSAEGVSATGGGEPVVTENRAEPVGLDIPTAELPEGGDYTQAGKGTWHVVPVPEGRGEKVGTGGELYTYAVAVEDGIDPASYAGDDSFANSVEATLSDPRSWVGSDEISVQRVDNTDPPPDFTVSLTSPETTHRPDMCGFTIKYESSCNLSLKKRVVINLARWVRGGKAFNGAMTEYRQYAINHEVGHAFGNGHEGCPANDELAPVMMQQTFGVSNDYVADLNKVDPSNYSAVPADGKVCQPNAWPNPQAE, from the coding sequence GTGGACCGGGTGACGCACGGAGCGCGAGGCGATGGTCAGCGGGCGCAGTCCGCACCGTTGCCCCGCAGGTCACCGCGTTCCGAGCAGTCCACGGCCAGTTCCTTCGACGACCGCTATCGGCCCGGGCTGCGGCGTACCACGGCGGAGCCCCTGCGGGCCTCCTGGCGACCGAAGGCCACCGAGGAGGACGCGACCAAGCGCGGCGAGCCCCGCCGCCGGTCGAAGCTGTCCAAGGCGGTCCGGACCTACGGCTGGCGGGTGTACGCCCTGCCGGTGCTGCTGGTCCTCACCGCGCTGGTGGTGTACGACACCGCGAACAGTGGCGGCGGTGCACCGGCCGAGCAGCAGAGCGCGGAAGGCGTCTCGGCGACCGGGGGCGGTGAGCCGGTGGTGACCGAGAACAGGGCCGAGCCGGTCGGGCTGGACATCCCCACCGCCGAGCTGCCGGAGGGCGGCGACTACACCCAGGCGGGCAAGGGCACCTGGCACGTGGTCCCGGTGCCGGAGGGCAGGGGCGAGAAGGTCGGCACCGGCGGCGAACTCTACACCTACGCGGTGGCGGTGGAGGACGGTATCGACCCGGCCAGCTACGCGGGCGACGACAGCTTCGCCAACTCGGTCGAGGCCACCCTCTCCGACCCGCGGAGCTGGGTCGGCAGCGACGAGATATCCGTGCAACGGGTGGACAACACCGATCCGCCGCCGGATTTCACGGTGAGCCTGACCAGCCCGGAGACGACGCACCGGCCGGACATGTGCGGGTTCACCATCAAGTACGAGTCCTCCTGCAACCTCAGCCTGAAGAAGCGGGTGGTGATCAACCTCGCCCGCTGGGTGCGCGGCGGCAAGGCGTTCAACGGCGCCATGACCGAGTACCGGCAGTACGCCATCAACCACGAGGTCGGTCACGCGTTCGGGAACGGCCACGAGGGCTGCCCCGCCAACGATGAGCTGGCGCCGGTGATGATGCAGCAGACCTTCGGGGTCTCCAACGACTACGTCGCCGACCTGAACAAGGTCGATCCCAGCAACTACAGTGCCGTGCCGGCGGACGGCAAGGTCTGCCAGCCGAACGCCTGGCCGAACCCGCAGGCGGAGTGA